A region of the Mytilus edulis chromosome 11, xbMytEdul2.2, whole genome shotgun sequence genome:
tgaaacaaaagatgaAGTCAAGAATAACACTAAGAAGACAGATGAAGTCAAGAATAACACTCAGAAGACAGATGAAGTCAAGAATACCACTAAGAAGACAGATGAAGTCAAGAATAACACTCTGACGACAGATGAAGTCAAGAATAACACTCAGAAGACAGATGAAGTCAACAATAACATTAAGCAGACAGATGAAGTCAAGAATAACACTAAGAAGACAGATGAAGTCAAGAATAACACTCTGAAGACACATGGAGTCAAGAATAACACTCTGAAGACAGATGACGTCAAGAATAACACTAAGAAGATAGATGAAGTCAAGAATAACACTCAGAAGACAGATAAAGTCAAGAATAACACTCAGAAGACACATGGAGTCAAGAATAACACTAAGAAGACAGATGAAGTTAAGAATAACACTCAGAAGACAGATGAAGTCAAGAATAACACTCAGAAGACAGATAAAGTCAAGAACAACACTCAGAAGACAGATGAAGTAACATTAGATAAAAATATAACAGAGAATGCGACAACTGCATCAAACagcatacaaacaaacaaaaaaagtgtTTCTCTATTTATAAACAACACCAAACAGATATAATCaaaacttttttcacaggaaaaACACACATGATAATTTGGAAACAAActaaattgaaaaagaaatgaaaaccttacatgtatatcataattcAGCTTTAACACATACAGATAACGTAAGAAGCACGGGTTCAAATCAAGATATTGCTGCAGTTGATGTTATTCATGAAATCTTCCAATTAAAACCGATAAACTTGACATGGCAAATGAAACATTGCACAAATTTAGGGTTTAAGTATGAGAAATCATCATATCCATTGTATGATTAACTGCGCCAAGCATAATTGGAAATCCTAAAGACTTACAGAAAATTATAGGTGATGGAAACTGCTTTTACAGAGCCATTGATTATGCTATTACAGGAACTGAGACaaatcatatcaaaataagaTCTGCAATAGTTAATTATATCCATCAGTTAGGGACAAATCTTCATTCCCTTCTACAAACATGATTTTCTTATGTactgcaaaatcaaataaatattccAGGAAGTTGGGCAACAGAAGTTGCGATTTTTGTAGCATCTAATTTATTAAGAACTCACATTTTCACCTAGGTCAATACTGGCAATAACTCGTAAAAGTGGACCAAATTTGATTCAAACTACCTAAATCCAAATATTATAACAGATGAAACCGGTATTTATCTAAACCATACAAATGGTAATCATTATGATATTGTTTTGTCAACTTCAACAGTACATCAAACATTATCCTgtggacattttgatgaaaaaaaggGATCAAAgacaaccaaaaaaacaaaaatctgaaaaaattggagaaaagaaaataaggaaaaaaGTATATGAGAAAATTCATGCAAATGAGAGGACCCTATACAGATTATGCAGAAAGAGAAAGAATAAGTCTTCAATATCGAAAACTAGAAagtaaatttaaacattttgaagtAGACTACAATAAAAAGAGAAGGACTGATCGAGAGTTTGTTGCATTTGAGAAGGAGCACAACAAAAAAAGGTGGACAAATCCAGAATTTGTTGCATATCAGAAAGAGCACaattcattcatgataacacgtggtcccacaataaagtgcacagatgaattgaataaaaaaagttataaaattcgtgttttcatgatcctagctaaaaaaagtaattataagtattgaatgtttctttttgtaacctcatagggttgcaaaagcgttgaccgtgtgcacatttttagaatgaagcgcttacgcttacgcgcttcatacaaaaagtacttcggtcaacgcttttacacctcaatgaatttacaaaaaaaaaagcattcaatacttaaatgcagttgtaaatttttaaagcaaaaagagttaatactaactttcactttttttggatgttcatgtacattttgtatgtatttatttttctcaactacatgcattttttggtatatttttaatgatatatatgagtagtccaaataattattacgtctggcaaggctttttaaattttattctgggacaccttcctatgaccacaaggctatgttaatttttttctgggacgccttcttaggaagccttcctacgaacgtcttaggaaggcgtcccagaaaaaaataaaatagccttgtcagacgtcattattatttggactaatacatgagatattggatatttttatgcattatttaaccagttgagtcttttacaggattgtttgtttaatgctgtttaaacattactgaaaaaaaaacaccttaaatttgctaattatttggcatgaaagtttgatttattgaaagggactcatagttttccatttaattttaataattgtctaatggttaaaacaatagcttcgttgtttacttttatacacaacaacatattcactttggtttcgttgtttacttttatacacaacaacatattcactttggtttcgttgtttacctaatattcactatgtacttggtaacagttattaattaattgaatagacaatattataataaatattattggaagccgaattgacgtcaaataggtgccgatttgactagatgccaatttaaccaggtgccgaattgacttgtacgtttcaattcctctgcgatcgtttgcgatattttcttgagaaaacctattttccatcatcaaagagaagaagaaactgcttgaaatgattcccgaacgcttcgtgattgttaaaataagtttaattcactcaaaaaacaattttaaaacttgcgatgtttaaacaggaagtttcaaaagcacgtgtaaaagaagatattaaccggtgagagtggaaatccgtacataacatatatcactatagtacgacttttaaagcaaaacagtttcatccttttgtaaaacagtcttaaatatacctatcacattaatgtgtgaagggtcttaagcttattcaaaccatataagtcggtatgaaacaccaaaacggaatgataataaccgattacgttttgtagtttacaaaattctgaaatggttcctgtcaaactacaacactttgttcgactgtagtggaatacaaacagaaaccagttagtttgtaaactggttcctggctgattactacacaatgctcatgcataatgataacacaagcacattccagtttgtattgaaattagtaaatacgaaaccaagcgcggtaggcagagaaatcaggtcggcagttatggaacaatgactgcgtcattttccaaaaaaacagCAAGGTTTATTGACATGTATGTATCTTTCAGGTTGCCGGATATAACCGTTCTGTCAACAAGGGGAGATAAAACTTATAAGGGGTTTGCGAAGAATAGGTCCGTTCGCCCTTATGTCTATTCGTCCTTATATACTTGTTCGCCTCTTTTACGCTCCTTTTCGTGTCTATTCGCCTTTATTTACTCGTTTAACTATTTTTCACTCGAAAGAACATCTGAATCATTATCAGTGATGACAGTACCATGCATACGTCATTACGTTAAACAATTATTTGATGTGATAATCTTACACAGAAAACTGAACTGAGTAAGCATTGATAAACTCAAATAAAACGATGGATAAAAGAATACtaatatattcttataaattatatCTAAATTGAACATAGATGTAATGTTCCTTGGTTGACTTAATCATTGATTGTaggttgcttaacgtccattggcaaatatGCCATGCATGCTTAAagcaagttaacaataaatacacgAGTATTATTGATTATCAGAAGCAGTCTCTGTTAACTGACTAACTAAAGGAAGAAACCTTATTTTGCAGTCTCATTTCATGCTTCCGCCGCAGACTATGTTTATTTAATTATAAGTCAGCCGATTATGACACGGTCTTGTAATGAAGGGGAGACATGACCACGTAGAACCCATGGCAGTCCTGAAATGGTTTGAATTTCATGTATGTCTAGACAAACTGGTGACTGTGAAATTAATGAAGAAATACCGATGTTGTAAAGACGATGCATGGAAATCTTTTGACCTTATTTATTCTCTGATAGTTGTAGTCCTGAAGACGAAAAAACAAAATCTAAGCTAATTTCATGTGCAAGACTTAAAAATGCACGGAACAACATGCATATTTGTTAATAACGACTTCTGCGTTATCGCCAATTAACATTAcatatttgccaaaaaaaaaggtccttttttaaacaaaaaaataaatgtttcttttaCACCAATATTTATGGAACTATTGATAATTAGTTTCAGTATATAGCTTTCTTCTCGTACTATTATGCAATCATGAAAgatacaattgttttaattaCTGGTATATACCTCTTTATATTACTTTcttttatatgaaattaaaacaaaaattacagaCATCAGACTAATATAATAGAGGGAAATGTATTTGTGTTTACCATGTCAATATGCGAATAAAGACAAGATTTTAACCCTATAATTTCTTATGAATCTACATCACTGTCCCATGCTGATATGAATGAATATTTGCCTACAATACCTCTAAGCAAGCTAGTATCAAGTATTCACCATTTTACTtcatgtattgattgatttattgttgtttgctttacgttcagtggcaaatatttcatgcatattcaggacgagaataagtacacaataaatacaataggtaggttgttacaATAAAGAcgatctgggatgatggtcggggaaatttggaccgCCACCAGAAAAGGAGGGTTTATTGGATAGGGACGGAAATTTTgctttgcaacaggccacctacggacccctcaaagagttgttgcaagggtctTAACGTATCAGGAGCGTGACACTCACTTTACACGAGGCATAGGATTTAACCTCCACTTTCTGACCGGacatgactgcgaacttgatacatcccgcacagtcaaacggacgccccacttcggcaagcgttttagtGCCGGTCgtgagaagaccaagtgaccatattacTATACCCCAGTTACCCTTGGGGGTCCTCATGTATTTATTGATTGTCGGTTGCtttatcgcggcgagagctaattcgaatatttttacattttactgtacatttgatttttttttttgataattgtatatgatgtaaccttaaatcggtcatttgatcaagacaattttctaactTGTATTGACACATATATTTGtagaaaaattgaaacaaccatagctttattcaaaaattgaaacattttctaagtattttttttttcagtaagtttgaccatatttttgaaattcattcagattttatttatattgatgatttttcaatatttaactgTACATTTATCAACTTTTTTGTGTACACATTAATACTTctgatttatatttcatttattaataagGCGATGGATAGCAAATTCAATTAGCAacaagcattattttttttgcatttggcaACATGTTGCATGGCAATTGTTTAGCATGAACACATAGATAGGAAGCTGCTTTAATTGTACATAAGTTAAACAAAATTGTTTAGGCTcaatatattgtatttttgtcaatttagAAAGAGGAACCAGAAGAAGATATGCCAGTTCCTTTTCAATCTTCACGGTTTTCTTCTCCAATTGCATCAGGACCATCATCTTCTCCAATTCCACCAATAGTCCAGAGAATCTGAGGTTTAACCTCAAACAAATTGcaacagaattattttttcatgaaaaacgAAGATTACAGCTATATTATTAACATATCAAAAATCGGCAAAAATCGGACCACGGCAAAGTTGTATAATTTATGAGaattaaaaaggtaaaattcCACTGAATTTCATGCAACGTAATGCGCGCCATACGtcaaaagggaaataacttgTACACTGCAACTACAATATGTCAACAAGCGGCATTTGTTTTTG
Encoded here:
- the LOC139494183 gene encoding rhoptry surface protein CERLI2-like; protein product: MLMCSILFSTYQKCSNHICQHAGKTLNTENETKDEVKNNTKKTDEVKNNTQKTDEVKNTTKKTDEVKNNTLTTDEVKNNTQKTDEVNNNIKQTDEVKNNTKKTDEVKNNTLKTHGVKNNTLKTDDVKNNTKKIDEVKNNTQKTDKVKNNTQKTHGVKNNTKKTDEVKNNTQKTDEVKNNTQKTDKVKNNTQKTDEKEEPEEDMPVPFQSSRFSSPIASGPSSSPIPPIVQRI